A single genomic interval of Terriglobus albidus harbors:
- a CDS encoding VOC family protein has protein sequence MKLNAYLNFGGNCRQAFEYYEQHLGAKIVMSMTFNQSPDQSNVPPGAGDQILYANLSIADTQIMGSDTPNYEPIRSSYLTLSMPEAEVFDKSWKALTEGGEILMPRNETFFAYEFGILRDKFNVLWMLIREKPMQ, from the coding sequence ATGAAACTGAACGCGTACCTCAACTTCGGTGGCAACTGTCGCCAGGCCTTCGAGTACTACGAGCAGCACCTTGGCGCGAAGATCGTGATGTCGATGACTTTCAATCAGTCGCCTGACCAGAGCAATGTTCCTCCCGGCGCCGGCGACCAGATACTGTACGCGAATCTCTCCATCGCCGACACGCAGATCATGGGTAGCGACACTCCGAACTACGAGCCCATCCGCAGCTCGTACCTCACACTCTCCATGCCCGAGGCCGAGGTTTTCGACAAATCATGGAAGGCACTGACGGAAGGCGGCGAGATTCTGATGCCGCGTAACGAGACCTTCTTCGCCTATGAGTTCGGCATCCTGCGCGACAAGTTCAACGTGCTCTGGATGCTCATCCGCGAAAAGCCCATGCAGTAA